Proteins from a genomic interval of Hydrogenophaga sp. PAMC20947:
- the soxB gene encoding thiosulfohydrolase SoxB, which translates to MSFSRREFMQVLAVASAGGMALDHKDVLAGKPGAGQALYDLPKFGNVSFLHFTDCHAQLMPIYFREPNMNLGVAEALGRPPHLVGEELLKYFKIRPGTPEAHAFTYLNFEKAAKTYGKVGGFAHLATLVKQMKASRPYAMLLDGGDTWQGSATALWTNGQDMVDACKLLGVNAMSAHWEFTLGEKRVKEIIEKDFGGQLDFLAQNVKTNDFGDPVFKPYVIKEMNGVPVAVIGQAFPYTPIANPRHMVSNWAFGIQDDNMQKMVDEARSKGAQAVVVISHNGMDVDIKMASRVTGIDAILGGHTHDGMPAPIVVKNASGQTLVTNAGSNSKFLGVLDFDVRGGKVQDFRYKLLPVFANLLPADTEMQAYIEKVRAPFKGKLEETLAVSEGLLYRRGNFNGSWDQLIVDALMEVKGADLAFSPGFRWGTTILPGQAITRELMMDQVAITYPASTLNEMSGETIKTVLEDVCDNLFNPDPYYQQGGDMVRVGGLAYTCDPKADSGKRISNMMLKGKPIDADKTYKVAGWAPVAEGATGEPIWDVMEAFFKNHKTIAPRKLNTPKLIGMGGNPGMAG; encoded by the coding sequence ATGAGCTTCAGTCGTCGTGAATTCATGCAGGTCCTGGCTGTCGCCAGCGCCGGTGGCATGGCCCTGGATCACAAAGATGTGCTGGCGGGCAAGCCCGGGGCAGGGCAAGCCCTTTACGATCTGCCCAAATTTGGCAATGTGAGCTTCCTGCATTTCACCGACTGCCACGCGCAGCTCATGCCGATCTACTTCCGCGAGCCCAATATGAATCTGGGTGTGGCCGAAGCGCTTGGCCGCCCGCCCCACCTGGTGGGTGAGGAGCTGCTCAAGTATTTCAAGATCCGCCCGGGCACACCTGAAGCGCATGCATTCACTTACCTCAACTTCGAGAAGGCCGCCAAAACCTACGGCAAGGTGGGTGGTTTTGCTCACCTGGCCACCTTGGTCAAGCAGATGAAGGCCAGCCGCCCCTACGCGATGCTGCTCGACGGCGGAGACACCTGGCAGGGCAGCGCGACGGCCCTTTGGACCAACGGCCAGGACATGGTCGATGCCTGCAAGTTGTTGGGCGTCAACGCCATGAGCGCGCATTGGGAATTCACCCTGGGTGAGAAACGCGTCAAGGAAATCATCGAAAAAGATTTCGGCGGGCAGCTCGATTTCCTGGCTCAAAACGTCAAGACCAACGATTTCGGCGACCCGGTGTTCAAGCCCTATGTGATCAAGGAAATGAACGGTGTGCCTGTGGCCGTGATCGGCCAGGCTTTCCCCTACACCCCGATCGCCAACCCCCGCCACATGGTGTCGAACTGGGCGTTCGGCATCCAGGACGACAACATGCAAAAGATGGTCGACGAGGCGCGCTCCAAAGGCGCCCAGGCCGTCGTTGTGATCTCGCACAACGGCATGGACGTAGACATCAAGATGGCCTCCCGCGTGACCGGTATCGATGCCATTCTGGGTGGGCACACCCATGACGGCATGCCGGCGCCCATCGTGGTCAAAAACGCCAGCGGCCAGACCCTGGTCACCAACGCCGGTTCCAACAGCAAGTTTTTGGGCGTGCTCGACTTTGACGTGCGCGGTGGCAAGGTACAAGACTTCCGCTACAAGCTGCTGCCCGTATTCGCCAATCTGTTGCCGGCCGATACCGAAATGCAGGCCTACATCGAGAAAGTCCGCGCGCCCTTCAAAGGCAAGCTGGAAGAAACGCTTGCAGTATCAGAAGGGCTGCTCTACCGCCGCGGCAACTTCAACGGTTCATGGGACCAGCTCATCGTCGATGCCTTGATGGAAGTGAAGGGCGCTGACCTGGCGTTTTCACCCGGGTTCCGCTGGGGCACGACCATCCTCCCGGGTCAGGCGATTACCCGTGAGCTCATGATGGACCAGGTGGCGATCACCTATCCCGCCAGCACCCTCAATGAAATGTCGGGTGAAACCATCAAGACCGTGCTGGAAGATGTCTGCGACAACCTCTTCAACCCCGACCCTTACTACCAGCAGGGCGGTGACATGGTGCGCGTGGGCGGACTGGCCTACACCTGTGACCCCAAGGCCGACTCTGGCAAGCGCATCAGCAACATGATGCTCAAAGGCAAGCCCATCGACGCCGACAAAACCTACAAGGTCGCCGGCTGGGCGCCTGTGGCCGAAGGCGCCACGGGCGAGCCGATCTGGGATGTGATGGAAGCTTTCTTCAAGAACCACAAGACCATTGCCCCTCGCAAGCTCAACACGCCCAAGCTGATCGGCATGGGGGGCAATCCTGGTATGGCTGGCTAA
- the soxX gene encoding sulfur oxidation c-type cytochrome SoxX, which yields MKKTNIALIALATTVLAACSASSSGSNVDQLTADVLKSSFQAKGIATLDRLNQDEANRLCSEADVAGKPLDEKMTKVVEDTSMKTIKWPADGKYLGDWKAGEKVAQSGKGLSWSDKADRDNGGNCYNCHQITKEEISFGTIGPSLYNYGKLRGVTNPDSPAGMEIVKYTWAKMWNARATNACSLMPRFGHNDILEEQQIKDVMALLLDPASPVNK from the coding sequence ATGAAAAAAACCAACATTGCCCTGATCGCACTTGCCACGACGGTGCTCGCCGCTTGCTCGGCTTCTTCGTCCGGCAGCAACGTCGATCAACTGACCGCTGATGTCTTGAAATCTTCATTCCAGGCCAAGGGCATTGCCACGCTGGATCGCCTGAACCAAGACGAAGCCAACCGCCTGTGCAGTGAAGCCGATGTGGCTGGCAAGCCGCTGGACGAGAAGATGACCAAGGTGGTCGAAGACACCAGCATGAAAACGATCAAGTGGCCCGCTGACGGCAAATACCTCGGCGACTGGAAGGCCGGTGAAAAAGTGGCCCAGAGCGGCAAAGGCTTGAGCTGGAGCGACAAGGCCGACCGCGACAACGGTGGCAACTGCTACAACTGCCACCAGATCACCAAGGAAGAAATTTCCTTTGGAACGATTGGCCCCAGCCTCTACAACTACGGCAAGTTGCGAGGTGTCACCAATCCCGACAGTCCCGCAGGCATGGAAATCGTGAAGTACACCTGGGCCAAGATGTGGAACGCCCGCGCAACCAATGCGTGTTCCCTGATGCCCCGCTTTGGTCACAACGACATTCTGGAAGAGCAGCAGATCAAGGACGTGATGGCCTTGTTGCTGGATCCGGCCTCGCCTGTGAACAAGTGA
- the soxA gene encoding sulfur oxidation c-type cytochrome SoxA: protein MTAGVIGSAQGQDATADAIAKYREMLQDGNPAELYEMKGEELWKTKRGPKNATLEQCDLGKGPGVIKGAFVEMPRYFADTGRIQDLEMRLITCMETLQGFKADDLVNASYGKGESANMVAMTTYVATASKGMRINLPQAHDQEKNMYEVGKRLFFMRSGPHDFACATCHGQDNKRIRLQDLPNLTVNPGDGVGFAAWPAYRVSNAQLWTMQKRLNDCYRQQRFPEPKFGSDATLALSIYMGVNSKGSESAVPAIKR, encoded by the coding sequence ATGACCGCCGGGGTCATCGGCTCGGCTCAGGGGCAAGACGCAACCGCTGATGCCATCGCGAAATACCGCGAAATGCTGCAAGACGGCAACCCTGCCGAACTGTATGAGATGAAGGGCGAAGAGCTCTGGAAAACCAAACGCGGGCCGAAGAACGCCACGCTCGAACAATGCGATCTGGGCAAAGGCCCGGGCGTGATCAAAGGCGCGTTTGTTGAGATGCCCAGGTACTTCGCTGATACCGGTCGTATCCAGGATCTGGAAATGCGCCTGATCACCTGCATGGAAACCTTGCAGGGGTTCAAGGCCGACGACCTGGTGAACGCGTCTTACGGCAAAGGTGAAAGTGCGAACATGGTGGCCATGACGACCTACGTCGCCACTGCGTCCAAAGGCATGCGTATCAACCTGCCGCAAGCCCACGATCAAGAAAAGAACATGTATGAAGTGGGCAAGCGCCTGTTCTTCATGCGCAGCGGCCCACACGATTTCGCATGCGCCACCTGCCACGGCCAGGACAACAAGCGCATCCGTCTGCAAGACCTGCCCAACCTGACGGTGAATCCGGGTGATGGCGTGGGCTTTGCCGCCTGGCCTGCTTACCGCGTGTCCAACGCCCAGCTCTGGACCATGCAGAAGCGCTTGAACGATTGCTACCGCCAGCAGCGCTTCCCCGAGCCCAAGTTCGGCAGCGATGCCACCTTGGCACTGTCGATCTACATGGGCGTGAACTCCAAGGGTTCTGAGTCCGCCGTGCCCGCCATCAAGCGCTGA
- the soxZ gene encoding thiosulfate oxidation carrier complex protein SoxZ, protein MADPMRIRAALAGDETTVRVLMAHIMEPGTRKDAAGALIPAHFIQDVEATHNGKSVLKAMFSGSVSQNPFLSFKFKGAAKGDKVTVKWSDNKGDSRSDEATIA, encoded by the coding sequence ATGGCTGATCCGATGCGCATCCGCGCCGCTCTCGCAGGCGACGAAACCACTGTCCGCGTGCTCATGGCACACATCATGGAGCCCGGCACCCGCAAAGACGCTGCCGGCGCGCTCATTCCGGCCCACTTCATCCAGGATGTCGAAGCCACCCACAACGGCAAGTCTGTTCTGAAGGCCATGTTCAGTGGCTCTGTGTCGCAGAACCCCTTCTTGTCTTTCAAGTTCAAGGGTGCAGCCAAGGGCGACAAAGTGACCGTGAAGTGGAGCGACAACAAGGGCGACTCGCGTTCTGACGAAGCCACCATCGCCTGA
- the soxY gene encoding thiosulfate oxidation carrier protein SoxY: MNNSRRTAIKTTGAFATLVSLGIITQSQAQAAVDRSAFAVKTLDEALKAIGGTPATSDQVSVVSPDIAENGAVVPVGCISKLPNTTDIYLIVEKNPTPMSCAFMLPAGTAADIQTRVKMGQSTNVVAVVRADGKLFSAVKETKVTLGGCGG; this comes from the coding sequence ATGAACAATTCTCGCCGCACCGCCATCAAGACCACGGGCGCTTTCGCCACCCTGGTTTCGCTGGGCATCATTACCCAGAGCCAGGCTCAAGCTGCGGTTGACCGTTCCGCATTTGCCGTCAAAACGCTTGACGAGGCCCTCAAGGCCATCGGTGGCACGCCGGCCACCAGCGATCAGGTTTCCGTGGTGTCTCCAGACATCGCTGAAAACGGCGCTGTGGTGCCTGTTGGTTGCATCTCCAAGCTGCCCAACACCACCGACATTTACCTGATCGTTGAGAAGAACCCCACGCCCATGTCGTGCGCGTTCATGCTCCCCGCTGGGACCGCCGCTGACATACAGACCCGCGTGAAGATGGGCCAGAGCACGAACGTGGTCGCTGTGGTCCGCGCCGATGGCAAGCTTTTTTCTGCCGTCAAGGAAACCAAGGTCACCCTGGGCGGTTGTGGCGGCTGA
- a CDS encoding c-type cytochrome has translation MDFKQIVLATSALLASTGAFALDAAAAKALASKSACLACHAVDKKLVGPAYKDVAAKHQGQADAVEKVAARIRSGGSGIYGPVPMPPQPGLKDDELRLLAAWVLAGAPDK, from the coding sequence ATGGATTTCAAACAGATCGTGCTGGCAACGTCGGCCTTGCTGGCTTCGACGGGAGCCTTCGCGCTGGACGCTGCTGCTGCAAAAGCACTGGCGTCCAAAAGCGCCTGCCTGGCATGCCATGCGGTCGATAAAAAACTGGTCGGACCCGCCTACAAAGATGTGGCCGCCAAGCACCAAGGTCAAGCCGATGCGGTGGAAAAAGTCGCCGCACGCATCCGGTCGGGTGGCTCTGGTATTTACGGCCCTGTGCCCATGCCGCCGCAGCCCGGCCTGAAGGACGACGAGCTCAGATTGCTGGCCGCCTGGGTACTCGCCGGCGCTCCAGACAAGTAA
- a CDS encoding c-type cytochrome — translation MKTPLQQTTQAIVLATALLASGWASAADPAWHNLGRDATPAEVKAWDIDVRPDFKGLPKGSGSVNMGTNVWEDKCASCHGIFGESNEVFTPIIGGTTADDIKTGHVKGLAEGKSIVPQKTTIMKVATLSTLWDYINRAMPWNAPKSLTADEVYGVTAYLLNLASIVPADFTLSDKNMAEVQQRMPNRNGMVFYEPLWKVNGKGDVNNVACMKNCEVDPTVHSSLPAFARDAHGNVAEQNRLIGPVRGADTTQPPPKGSVGSVPAPKAVLAAASAAEGGDVKALLASNACTACHGVKNKIVGPGFNEIAAKHKGKADLEAYLVSKIKAGGSGVFGPVPMPAQPQLKDEDAQAIARWIAAGAP, via the coding sequence ATGAAAACTCCACTCCAACAAACCACTCAAGCCATTGTCCTGGCCACCGCCTTGCTGGCGTCTGGCTGGGCGTCGGCCGCAGATCCTGCCTGGCACAACCTGGGCCGCGATGCCACGCCAGCCGAAGTGAAGGCCTGGGATATCGATGTCCGCCCCGACTTCAAAGGCTTGCCGAAGGGATCGGGCTCGGTGAACATGGGCACCAATGTCTGGGAAGACAAATGTGCCTCTTGCCACGGCATATTTGGGGAGTCCAATGAAGTGTTCACACCCATCATCGGTGGCACCACCGCCGACGACATCAAGACCGGTCACGTGAAAGGGCTGGCAGAGGGCAAGAGCATCGTCCCCCAGAAAACCACCATCATGAAGGTGGCGACCCTGTCCACCCTCTGGGACTACATCAACCGGGCCATGCCCTGGAACGCGCCGAAGTCGCTGACAGCCGATGAGGTCTACGGTGTGACCGCCTATCTGCTCAACCTCGCTTCCATCGTTCCAGCCGATTTCACGCTAAGCGACAAGAACATGGCTGAGGTGCAGCAGCGCATGCCTAACCGCAACGGCATGGTGTTCTATGAGCCGTTGTGGAAAGTCAATGGCAAGGGCGATGTGAACAACGTGGCTTGCATGAAGAACTGCGAAGTCGATCCCACGGTGCACTCCTCGCTGCCAGCTTTTGCGCGCGATGCCCATGGCAACGTGGCCGAGCAAAACCGCCTGATCGGCCCTGTGCGCGGCGCCGACACCACCCAGCCACCGCCCAAAGGCTCCGTCGGTTCAGTGCCGGCTCCCAAAGCTGTCCTGGCCGCAGCATCCGCGGCCGAAGGTGGCGATGTCAAGGCTTTGCTCGCAAGCAACGCGTGTACCGCCTGCCACGGCGTGAAGAACAAGATCGTGGGGCCTGGCTTCAACGAAATCGCTGCCAAGCACAAAGGCAAGGCCGATCTGGAGGCCTACCTGGTGAGCAAGATCAAGGCCGGTGGCTCAGGCGTGTTTGGACCTGTGCCCATGCCAGCGCAACCCCAGCTGAAGGACGAAGATGCCCAAGCCATCGCCCGGTGGATCGCAGCCGGCGCGCCCTGA
- the soxC gene encoding sulfite dehydrogenase, protein MSKDLSDVIGRVLPAPENFLSPDKLETARKARRRFMGNALAMGAGVAATASAGRALAADGEDAILKLPEHTTGLGQSVATDGYGKPSKWEANLQRRQSPGLTRVNQASVSFTPLQGLFGIITPSGLHFERHHQGWWDIDPSKHRLMVNGLVKRERVFTMDDLMRLPSVSRIHFIECGANGATEWGNVAVPTVQYTHGMVSCSEFTGVLLSTLLEMCGVDKKAAKFVLAEGADGSSMTRTIDFERAMDDCIVAWAMNGEMLRPENGYPLRLVVPGIQGVSWVKYLRRIEVGDQKWATKDEAVHYIDQMPDGSHRQYSGIQECKSVITTPSAGQTLLDKGYYNVTGLAWSGRGSVKRVDVSVDGGRNWRTARLEGPVLPKAFARFNIDWVWDGKPAILQSRAIDSTGYVQPKINQLRAVRGTRSVYHQNAVQSWLVSENGELSNVQVY, encoded by the coding sequence GTGTCTAAAGACCTGAGCGATGTGATCGGACGCGTCTTGCCTGCGCCCGAAAATTTTCTGAGCCCCGACAAGCTGGAGACCGCCCGCAAGGCGCGTCGCCGCTTCATGGGCAATGCACTGGCCATGGGCGCTGGCGTGGCGGCAACCGCCTCTGCCGGCCGTGCGCTGGCGGCAGATGGGGAAGACGCCATCCTCAAATTGCCCGAGCACACAACGGGTCTGGGTCAATCGGTGGCGACCGATGGCTATGGCAAGCCCAGCAAGTGGGAAGCCAACTTGCAGCGCCGCCAGAGCCCTGGCCTGACCCGTGTGAATCAGGCCTCGGTCAGCTTCACCCCGCTGCAGGGTCTGTTCGGCATCATCACCCCCAGTGGCCTGCATTTCGAGCGCCACCACCAAGGCTGGTGGGACATCGACCCCTCCAAACACCGCTTGATGGTCAATGGCCTGGTCAAGCGCGAGCGCGTCTTCACCATGGACGATCTGATGCGCCTGCCCAGCGTCTCGCGCATCCATTTCATTGAATGCGGTGCCAATGGTGCCACCGAGTGGGGCAATGTCGCGGTGCCCACGGTGCAGTACACCCACGGCATGGTGAGTTGTTCCGAGTTCACCGGCGTGCTGCTGTCCACCCTGCTGGAGATGTGCGGCGTTGACAAGAAGGCCGCGAAGTTCGTGCTGGCCGAAGGTGCTGATGGCTCTTCCATGACCCGCACCATCGACTTCGAGCGCGCCATGGACGACTGCATCGTGGCCTGGGCCATGAACGGCGAAATGCTGCGCCCCGAAAACGGCTACCCGCTGCGGCTGGTGGTGCCGGGCATCCAGGGTGTGAGCTGGGTCAAGTACCTGCGCCGCATCGAAGTGGGCGACCAGAAGTGGGCCACCAAAGACGAGGCTGTGCACTACATCGACCAGATGCCCGACGGCTCGCATCGCCAGTACTCCGGTATCCAGGAATGCAAGAGCGTGATCACCACGCCGTCCGCTGGCCAGACCCTGCTCGACAAGGGCTACTACAACGTCACAGGCCTGGCCTGGTCGGGGCGAGGCTCCGTCAAGCGCGTTGATGTGAGCGTGGACGGCGGCCGAAACTGGCGCACCGCCCGGCTGGAAGGCCCTGTGTTGCCGAAGGCGTTTGCCCGATTCAACATCGATTGGGTCTGGGACGGCAAGCCCGCCATCCTGCAAAGCCGTGCCATCGACAGCACGGGGTATGTGCAGCCCAAGATCAACCAGTTGCGCGCCGTGCGCGGCACGCGCTCGGTCTACCACCAGAACGCCGTGCAAAGCTGGTTGGTGTCTGAAAACGGCGAACTCTCGAACGTGCAGGTGTATTGA
- a CDS encoding metalloregulator ArsR/SmtB family transcription factor, protein MQEVFESVARYFSVLGEPTRLRILHALCQEEQCVNEIIKATGLAQANVSRHLGLMYQAGMLSRRREGTQIIYKVADPLYVDLCRTVSVQLIGRIDTVFTSSDHQLQPAAEVFTGPIPIPANLKEEASV, encoded by the coding sequence ATGCAAGAGGTATTCGAGTCGGTTGCACGCTATTTCAGCGTGCTCGGCGAGCCGACGCGCCTTCGCATCCTCCATGCCCTGTGCCAGGAAGAGCAGTGCGTGAACGAGATCATCAAGGCAACGGGCTTGGCCCAGGCCAACGTCTCGCGCCACCTGGGGCTCATGTACCAGGCGGGCATGTTGTCGCGCCGCCGTGAGGGCACCCAGATCATCTACAAGGTGGCTGATCCCCTGTATGTCGACTTGTGCCGCACGGTTTCCGTACAGCTGATCGGGCGCATCGACACGGTTTTCACCAGCAGTGACCACCAGCTGCAGCCCGCTGCTGAAGTTTTCACGGGCCCCATCCCTATCCCTGCCAACCTGAAGGAAGAAGCAAGTGTCTAA
- a CDS encoding c-type cytochrome: MQLKHWLAVGTLSLTMGGAQAQVNQIRVWAAACATCHGTQGKAEAGNESLAGKDKDEMLQKLLDFKSGRKPATLMHQLSKGYTDEQLAQLAAYFAAQKK, encoded by the coding sequence ATGCAACTCAAACATTGGCTGGCTGTGGGCACGCTGAGCCTGACGATGGGGGGGGCGCAAGCCCAAGTGAACCAGATCAGGGTGTGGGCAGCCGCCTGTGCCACCTGCCATGGCACCCAGGGCAAGGCTGAGGCCGGCAATGAATCACTGGCCGGCAAGGACAAAGATGAAATGCTGCAAAAGCTCCTGGACTTCAAGTCGGGTCGCAAACCCGCCACCTTGATGCATCAGCTCTCCAAGGGTTACACCGACGAGCAGCTGGCGCAATTGGCCGCCTATTTCGCCGCCCAGAAGAAATAA
- a CDS encoding NAD(P)/FAD-dependent oxidoreductase encodes MKRRQFVQSIGAASAAAGLGLASGCASNAGGGGAKVVVIGGGYAGATAAKYVRLFSEGSIQVTLVEPNAQFVSCPISNLVLGGHKTMADITTPYDNLEKRHGIKLVRDTVASIDADKRTVKLASGGELPYDRLIVSPGVDFMFDTLPGMAKPGAKDAVLHAWKAGPQTIALRQQLEAMPDGGVYALSIPLAPFRCPPGPYERACMIASYFKTAKPKSKVVIFDANDDIQSKKGLFTKAWEEHYKGIIEYRPKHRVADVDAATKTMKFEFNDDFKADVLNVIPNMRAGDIALKSGLATANNRWCEVDFLTFESVAAKNVHVLGDSIQGAPGMPKSGHMANQHGKTCAAAVVSLLQGKEVPGMPIYANTCYSFVAADEAVHVASVHRYDSEKKTMLAVPGSGGISTAASELESKFALAWARNIWADTLA; translated from the coding sequence ATGAAACGTCGTCAATTTGTACAAAGCATCGGAGCGGCCTCTGCCGCGGCGGGTTTGGGTCTGGCCTCGGGTTGCGCGTCTAACGCCGGAGGGGGCGGCGCCAAGGTGGTGGTGATCGGTGGGGGCTACGCGGGCGCCACGGCGGCCAAGTATGTGCGGCTGTTCTCAGAGGGCTCGATCCAGGTCACGCTGGTCGAGCCCAATGCCCAGTTCGTTTCTTGCCCGATCTCCAACCTCGTGCTCGGCGGCCACAAGACCATGGCCGACATCACCACGCCGTATGACAACCTGGAAAAGCGACACGGCATCAAACTGGTGCGCGATACGGTGGCCAGCATCGACGCCGACAAGCGCACGGTCAAGCTGGCGAGCGGCGGCGAACTGCCATACGACCGTCTGATCGTGTCACCCGGTGTGGATTTCATGTTTGATACCCTGCCCGGCATGGCCAAACCTGGCGCCAAAGATGCGGTGCTCCACGCCTGGAAAGCAGGCCCGCAAACCATTGCGCTGCGCCAACAGCTGGAAGCCATGCCCGACGGCGGTGTCTACGCCCTGTCCATTCCACTCGCACCGTTCCGTTGCCCACCCGGCCCCTACGAGCGCGCTTGCATGATCGCCAGCTATTTCAAGACCGCCAAGCCCAAGAGCAAGGTCGTGATCTTCGACGCCAACGACGACATCCAGTCAAAAAAGGGCCTGTTCACCAAGGCCTGGGAAGAGCACTACAAGGGCATCATCGAATACAGGCCCAAACACCGGGTGGCCGATGTCGACGCCGCAACCAAAACCATGAAGTTCGAATTCAACGACGACTTCAAGGCCGATGTGCTCAACGTGATCCCCAACATGCGCGCGGGCGATATCGCACTCAAGTCGGGACTGGCCACGGCCAACAACCGCTGGTGTGAAGTCGACTTCCTCACCTTCGAATCGGTCGCCGCGAAAAACGTGCATGTGCTGGGTGACTCGATTCAGGGCGCGCCCGGCATGCCCAAGTCAGGCCACATGGCCAACCAGCACGGCAAGACCTGCGCTGCCGCTGTAGTTTCGTTGTTGCAAGGCAAGGAGGTACCCGGCATGCCCATCTACGCCAACACCTGCTACAGCTTTGTGGCGGCTGACGAGGCTGTGCACGTGGCCAGCGTACACCGCTACGACAGCGAGAAAAAGACCATGTTGGCCGTGCCAGGATCTGGAGGCATTTCGACTGCGGCCAGCGAACTGGAGAGCAAATTCGCGCTGGCGTGGGCGCGCAACATCTGGGCTGACACGTTGGCCTGA
- a CDS encoding c-type cytochrome gives MTFCISRTAITVGALLLGVSSAWAQADEARAKKIAGGSCFLCHGAKGESTSEIFPRLAGQHAEYIAKQLQAFKSGERKSSTMADMVAKLTPDEMQAMGRYYEKMPTQSTAPKEPQLAAMGQYIYQNGNKFSGVPACASCHGPEAQGTATLPRLASQIPGYIHTQLKSFNKRDRTNDNAVMHAVVEKMTELEMVAVAEYVSGK, from the coding sequence ATGACATTTTGTATTTCACGCACTGCCATCACTGTGGGTGCCTTGCTGCTGGGCGTCTCCTCGGCATGGGCCCAAGCCGACGAGGCGCGCGCCAAGAAAATCGCGGGAGGCTCGTGTTTTCTGTGCCACGGCGCCAAGGGTGAGTCCACCAGCGAGATCTTTCCACGTCTGGCCGGCCAGCATGCCGAGTACATCGCCAAACAGTTGCAGGCTTTCAAAAGCGGAGAACGCAAGAGCAGCACCATGGCGGACATGGTGGCCAAATTAACCCCCGATGAAATGCAGGCGATGGGTCGGTACTACGAGAAGATGCCCACCCAGTCGACGGCGCCCAAGGAACCGCAGCTGGCCGCCATGGGCCAGTACATCTATCAGAACGGCAACAAGTTCAGCGGTGTACCTGCCTGCGCCAGCTGCCACGGCCCCGAAGCCCAAGGCACCGCCACCCTGCCCCGACTCGCATCCCAGATTCCGGGCTACATCCACACCCAGCTCAAGTCTTTCAACAAGCGCGATCGCACCAATGACAATGCGGTGATGCACGCGGTGGTGGAGAAGATGACGGAGCTGGAGATGGTGGCCGTGGCGGAATACGTGAGCGGAAAATAG